From the Chryseobacterium sp. G0201 genome, the window TATTTCCCACCTTTTCTGCCATCATTGGCACTGATGCAACATTTCGCTTTATATTCGACTTGTTATACCCTATAACTTCAGGATCAACTCCATTATCAGGTGTGATAGATTCGGCATCGGATGCTTCGAGTAAAGAATTTAATGAAGATTTACTCGGTTTATTTTCAATTTCAACAGAAGAAACTGACTGTGAAGCATATGCAATATCTTTTTTTGCTTTTTTCATTCCTAAACCAGTTACAACAACTTCTTCAATATTACTCTGTTTTAATGTGTCGGTTTTATACGGAGCAATAGGTGGAGATGCTTGAATACTTTGTGGTATATCATTATAAACAGGAGATGGAGAAGAAATATATACTGAATTAACAGCATAATCCTGAAGTTTCGTAACAGGATTCTGAGTTGAAATTTCTTTCTCAATATTTGATTTTACAATCTCATCTATCTTCTGAATTTTTTCAGATGAAGCAATTGTACTTTTAGGAATTTCAGTATTTTTTGCAATAACTGGTTTTGCGGGTTCAGCTATACTTCCTTTTTTATTCAAAAAATAAAATCCTCCTACACCGATCAGTAAACTCGCTGCAATTCCGTAAGGAAGCCAAATTGGAAGAATTCTTTTTTT encodes:
- a CDS encoding TonB-dependent receptor plug domain-containing protein; translation: MENNHDIDKKFNEASKDLDEPATFPGFDKVWAKVEEKLDKKEAKKRILPIWLPYGIAASLLIGVGGFYFLNKKGSIAEPAKPVIAKNTEIPKSTIASSEKIQKIDEIVKSNIEKEISTQNPVTKLQDYAVNSVYISSPSPVYNDIPQSIQASPPIAPYKTDTLKQSNIEEVVVTGLGMKKAKKDIAYASQSVSSVEIENKPSKSSLNSLLEASDAESITPDNGVDPEVIGYNKSNIKRNVASVPMMAEKVGNKYAVNSLQGSVSGLTINMASGKIDSNNAIVIRGVSSVKEDSNPLYIINGAVFDVAKFKSLNPDMIDTMTVLKGEKATAIYGSKAINGAIVVETKDILKRKKLIEKKSLEKKEKP